Part of the Theropithecus gelada isolate Dixy unplaced genomic scaffold, Tgel_1.0 HiC_scaffold_15916, whole genome shotgun sequence genome is shown below.
TGGCGGAActgagcggcggcggcggccccgGCCAGGGCCCGGGAGCCGCGGCCAGCGCCTCGGCGGCGGGGGACTCGGCGGCGACGAACATGGAGAACCCCCAGCTCGGAGCGCAAGGTAGGATCGCCCCGGCGCCCAGGGCGGAGGAAGGCGAGCGGCGCACGCCCGGCCTCGGAGGTGGCCGGGGACCCGGGGTCCCCCACGCCCGGGGCGAAATCGCTTTGCATTCTAGCTTGTAACCCTTTCCGCCCGGTGGTGGCCACCGCTGCTCCCCGGCTGGGAGTTGCAGGCTGCTGTCATTCACGAAAACCCGGGCGCAGTGTGCACGGGGTCACACGGTCACACCGGCCCCGGCCAGCCTGAGCGAGGCGCAGCCTGCAGGTCCCTTCCGGCGTCAGAAAGTGCCCTTTCCATGGCACCAGCCCCCAGCTCCGTGGCAAACTTTTCATGCAGAGGCCTTTTCCCCATCCCCCGCAGGGGTGAATGGCACGGTTCCCCCCACTTCCTTAGGCGCCTTCCTTTGCAATGACTCTTTCCCAAAGAGAACTCCGGCTCTGCCGCCCGTGGTTGGGATAAAGGATTGGACTGCTGTGCACTTTTCTCCGTGGATGCCAAATCCCTTGGCTCAGTTGCATCTGGactttattttcctctcatttGAGGTCTCGCAGGCATTGGAATCTATGGATGCAACAGTAGATGCTCAGCTCAGCAGGGAGTttgaatttctgaaaatataaacacCGAGAGCACTTTCCAGGGGGATATTGTAGACCTCAAAGATTGAGCGGTAGAGAAATGAAGGCTTAGGGTGGTGGGCTGCAGGGAGCCCCTGTTTGAAGGGACTCTGCAGtttagagaagaggaagaaaaagacagtTGGTGTGTGTTCACATTGACAGAGATTAAGCTCTGAATCCCCCTGCAAGACCTAAAGGCGGATGAGGCATCCCTAAAATGTACTGTTTGGTTTCTGTGACTTGGAAAGTAAAAGGGTAAGCAGgctttggggaattttttttttctttttccctaattGCCTTTTGAGAAACAGTATCACTGGTTATTAATATCATTTGAATTGCAAATTAAACTGCTGAAATCCAGaacaggacagaaaaaaaatctccagtcCATGAGGGCCACTTGTCGAAATATGTCCCTTGAAGTACAGGGTACCAAATTGCTCAGTGGCTCAAAATGATTTTCTGGTTCTGTTGTCATTTCAAGAGCTTCTCTTGAGTGTTGAGAGAGTCTGTTTTCCTAAGAATCTGGTTCTCTCCATCAGTCTCTGTTTCCACCTTATCTTCCTGGGAAGGTGTGCGTTCTTTGATGTGAGATGTGAAGCCTGCCCGTGTGCACTTTTATGTCGAATTCCAAGTCGGATCTTAACTTGGTACTCCCGGAGCCTGTCGGAAGTCTTGGGAATTGGGGGGAGTACTTTGGTAAGGAAGTAGCCATGACGTAATGGTGAGAAGGTGTTGTGGTCCTAGTGCTTGCTGCAAGCTTGACATGTGGTTATTCTTGTCATCCCTTGCGATGTCATTGTGTGTGAAAGAACATTCTCCACTGGAacctgtgcaaaaaaaaaaaaaaaaaaaagaaaaaagaaaaaaagaagaaagaaagaaaggcagactGCAAGGTAATGCTTCACTTTTTATAGGCAGAGGCTCTGCTAACATTAAAGAAATAGCTAAGAACTGGCATTTTGCTAAGAATCAGAAGCTGTATAGTAAAGGACACTGAACAATGCTCATTTATTTCCCACCGTCTGCCCCCTTCTCAGCGAAGGAAAAGTTAAGTGGCTTTTTATCTGAGTCCTGGGTCTGGTTGTAGACTGGGCAGGCTAAGGCAGTCATCGCAGTGATGATATACACATGCTCAACTTGGAAACTGACATACTTACGGATGGTTAAATTGTTGTAGTGGAACAACAGGGGGCtatttccttgttcttttttcctaCACAAATGCACAGGGCTGTGGAAATGAAAATGGCTTTTGGATTTCTTGCATATccttaaaaacacataaaaccaGCAGCTCCCATATGCTCTCAGGACCGTGCCTGCCCATGTCAGTGACTGTCTGTGGGTGGTAGGATGAAGGGTGGTCTTGATTTCTCCTCTTTGTACATTGGTATGTCTCAAAATCTTTACTAGGGGCACTTTGtgatttttataatcagaaaataaaatgttaaaaggttTAAACTCTACTTGATTGTTGGCCGCATAACCATCTAAATTGATGTGCATTTAAACAGATGTGAtggttgaaaagaaaataacccCCCCCATATAAGTTCAGTGGGGTATCATTTACTTGTCTGTAGCAACAGTACATGATGCATTATTTAGCCTCTGTaagttttggggattttttttttttttttttttttgatgggggcgggagttgttttggtttttttttttttttttttttttttttcatagcctGTGGCAGCATCCTGCTAGCACAGAAATCCCCTGCATAGGTGGTCtggtagtttattttgccatTGCTTTCATTATCCTAAAAAGAAGCCTTGAGTTCTCACTCAAGTTAATTTTAAAGTGTAATTGATTGGATTCCACTTGCTTCTTCTTAATACACCTCCAGGGAGGCTCCCAGAGGCTCAACTCCTCCGGGTTTCTGACTGTTCTTCCAAATtagtctgtgttttcattttgtctgTGTTGGTGCAATTCAATGGGCTCAGACCCTTAAGAGTATTTAAGTGCTATTGAGTTATCAATTTTCAAATCAAGGTTTTGAGTAAAAGGAGTATCTTTGCATTTCAAAATGCAACGGTGTAAGTCATCTTTTAACGAAAGGGCATTATGCACATATTAAATGCATGCTAATGTACTTTTAATAATATTAGTAGAAATGGTTTTGGGAAAGAGTCACCTTTTGCTTCCTCTGCCAAGAGATTGTTAgattcattttcaaatgtttttggttttgttgttttaattctttttttaaatgaatgaagcaaGCTCATCAATCCATCATTGGCTGTTTTGTTCCAGGGATGACAACTGGCAGTAGGTAGGTTGGTATCCCCTTTTGATGAAGAAAACTTGGGTTTTCCTAGCGGGTTAATGCAGTGTgtcatttaaacaaaatattaacttGGTTGGTAGCCCCTGTGAGCTGGCATGGTTGCTATGTAACAGAATCTAGAAAGTGAACTGCTGAAAATCTGGGCTTTCGGCACTTCGGAGGATATTCTTTCGGAATCTGTGTTAAAAGAACTCCTGGCAGCCAGCCCATCTTGTCTCTCCCTCCTGCAACTGAGTTGGATAATCCTTAATGAGAATGCTGGCATACAGTGCAGAGGGCGTCCGTGCAGGATGGCACATTTCAGAGCTCCAGAGGCTGCCTTTTGGGTTGGTGGGGTCACGACAGCCTTTGACAGGTGGACAGAAGGAGGCTTGGAAAGAACAGAGCCAAGCATTTGTTCCAATTCATCTTGTTGTTGGTAGCCAGAGAAGGGATTTGTTTAAAGTAACATTTCTAAGCTGTTTTCCTCAGCATAACATCTCTgggaaaatgtgtttaaaatgctTGCTGTTCTTTGAGGGGAAAATGTAGCAGTTTGtttctctgaaaatgttttatCTGATGAATGACTAATATTAGATTCAATTGGTTGCTTTGCTATGCATAGAATAAAACAATTAAGTGCTACCATACCCAATTCAAATAGGTGTTAACTGtatataacaaaatacttaaTGTCCAGTAGGGTGTATGCCTACTatcattagtttcttttttaaagaaataattgtattTGTATTCCTATGCAAGTGAATGTGCTGATAGCATCTTTCTTTGGTGTTGAGGACTCCCTGCCTACTGCATTTGTTAGAATGAGATGGAGGAAAGTGTCAGTTTTCTGTACCTTTGTACATTTCCATAAATACatgcaagtttttatttttctctccaggCATTAAAATAGGCTGTTACTTAAGGTCTGACAGCTCTTATCTACCATTAC
Proteins encoded:
- the LOC112617223 gene encoding kazrin-like, encoding MMEDNKQLALRIDGAVQSASQEVTNLRAELTATNRRLAELSGGGGPGQGPGAAASASAAGDSAATNMENPQLGAQGRIAPAPRAEEGERRTPGLGGGRGPGVPHARGEIALHSSL